The DNA sequence CAGGCCCGTGTGGCTCGCCGCGTACAGGACACCGTCGGCGGGGTCGACGCCGAGGCCGTGTACGTGCATGAGGACGTTGGCGAACTCGTCCGTCGGCTGCGCCTGCCCCGGCACCCCCCGCAGCACCAGCCACGTCGCGCCGCCGCCCAGCGCAAGGGCGATGGCTGCGACGGTAAGGGTCGCGTGCCGGACACGCCGCACGGGTCCTGCACCATCGGGCATGTCAGGCGGCGGTGTACGCCAGCGGGTCGGCGTCGAAGGTCTCGGCGCAGTGCCCGCAGCAGAAGTAGTAACGCTCGCCCTCGAAGTCGCGCACGAGCCCGCTCGCCTCGGCCCGCGAGCGCACCGTCGGGTTGCCCATCACCGCGCAGGTGACCACGTCGTCGCCGGGGCCGGCGACGACGTCGCCGTGGTGGCCGTGGTCGTGGCCCCCGTCGGAACAACAGCCGCCCCCACCGTTACCCCCGTGCTTGTGGTCGTGGTCGTGGTCCTCGTGGTTGTGATCCATCACGCTCCTCCTTCGGTCGTCGTGCCATCTCGTGACGAGGCTACCCCCGCGGGGTATGACGTCAGGCGCGCGGAAGCCCGAACGGGCCATGTCTTCAGCGAACCTTCACGAACTCTCGGCCGGCGCCGCCGTCAGGATCCAGCCGGTGTGGGCGGCCACTGGACCGCCGGCACGGGTGATCCGTCCGTCGTGGACTACCGAGACCTCATGCCGTGGTCGAGCTGGCGGGCGTCAGGTCGCCGGCTGCGGGTCTCACCGCGTCGACCTGCGCCACCGGTGGAGGTGGCTCTCCTCGTACACCCTGCCGGGCACGCACCGTTCATCGCCGTCCCTCATGTGAGTCCGGTGCTGCGACGCGGGTCCGGGCTCCAGCCCACGGTGGGCACTCCGACACCGTGGGGCTCAGGCGACGACCAGGGTCAGCCACGCCCCGGCGCCGACCCCGAGCACGAGGGAAGTCACGGCTGCCGTGTGAGCGGTGAGCAGCGGAAGACTTCGCCGCGCCCGGGTGGAGCTGGATGGGCTGCTGCGCCTCACGGCCGGGCCGAACCACCGCAGGTAGTAGAACAGGCTGGCGACAGTGTTGACCGCTGCCAGCACCACCAACCATCCCAGCGCCCCGTCGGCCGCGGCCGAGAACACGGCCAGCTTGGCCACGAAGACCGCGGTAGGCGGTGTTCCCACCAGGCCGAGGAGGACGACGACAAGACTCAGCACCAGACCGGGTTGGCCTCGGGAGGCCTCCGCCCACTGCGCCAGGGTCCGGGCCCGCGGCAGGGCGGCCGCCGCGGCGAAGGCCCCGATGTTGGTCACAGCGTAGCCCGCGAGGTAGATGGCGAGGGCTGGAAAGGCCAGGTCGGTGCGGGCCGCGACCGCCACCACCATGAAGAGGTACCCCACCTGGCTGACTGTGGAGTACCCGAGCAGCCGCAGCACTTCCTGCTGCTGGAACGCCGCGAGGTTGCCCAGCGTCATGCTGGCCGCTGCGATCACCGCGACCACCAGCGGGACGTCGAGCGCGATGCCGGAGAGGGGATCCCGGACCAACCGGAATGCCGCCACCGCTGCACCGATCTTAGGGATGGTGGTGAGAAACGCAGCGATGGCCGGGGTGGTCCCGGCGGTGACGTCGGGCACCCAGAAGTGCACCGGTACCACGCCCGCCTTGAAGCCCACGCCGGCCAGCAGCCCCACCACACCCACCGCGACCAGCGGGACCGGGGCGGCGGGCAGCGCGGCTGCGAGGTTCGCGTAGTCGGTGGCGCCTGCGGAGAGTATCAGCGCGGCCACACCGAGGAGCATGAGGACCCCCGCGAAGGCCCCCATGAGGTAGTACTTCAGCGTCGCCTCCACCCCGCGGTCGTCCTTGCGGAAGCCCGCCAGGGCATAGAGGGGCACGCTGGCCAGCAAGTACCCGGCGACCAGCATGAGCAGGTCCGACGCGGCCGCCAAGACCATCGCGCCGGTCGCGCCGAGGAGCATGAGGACGTAGGCCTCGGTCTGGCGCGGGTGCCCCCTCAGCGAGGACGAGGCGAGGACGATGACGGCGGCAGTGGCCAGCGTGATGGTCAACCGCGCCACGCCCGCCGCGTCGTCGACGGTCCACGTACCGCCGTACACCACCCGCCCGGAGCCCAGCGTCGAGGCTGACGCGACGGCGCTGCCCAGTGCGGCCAGGGCGGCCACCGCCCCGGCGCGCACCTGCCGAGACTGCGGCGTCCACAGGCCCAGAAGCAGGGCAGAGACGGCACCCAGGACCAGTATCAGCTCCGGGAGAAGGTCCAGCGGGCTGCCCGACATCCCCTCCATCCCGGTCACCGGGAGACGAGCGACACAAGGGCCGCAGCGGCCGGCTCGACGACGTCCAGCAGGAAGCGGGGCAGCAGGCCGACGGCAACGGAGAGCACCAGCAGGGGCAGGATCGCGGCTCCCTCCCGGCCGAACAGGTCCGGGAAGTCCGCCGGACGGGGCGGCCCACCACCCGGCCCGCTCGGTCCGACAGGCAGGTCCTGGTCCACCGGGTCGGTCGCGGGCCCAGCGTCACTCGCTGTGAGGTCCTGGTCCCGATCCGGTCGAGGCCTGTCGTCCGCGGTCTCCACGGGCGCGGTGTGAGTGTTGTGGTCCTCGGTGTGACCGCCGTGAGGTGAGGGGCCGGTGGGGTGATCCATGGCGCCGGCGGTGCTGTCACCGCTGGGGTGTCCGTCGTGGCCTCGGTGTTCAGCGGGGTGTCCGTCGTGGTGGGCGGCCCCCCCGCCGTGGGTCTGGTGTGCACCGTCATGGCCGCTGGTGCTGCTGTCGTCGCGGCCACCACTCAGGCGGGGACCGTCGGGGTGGCGGTGGCCACCGGCCGTGTGACCTGCATGCCCGACAGCGCCGATGGCAGCCGGCACCCCGGCTTCGTCCACACCGAACTCGTCCTCGCCGTCACCTCCGGCCTGACCGCTCTCGGGCGCGTTCAGCAGGGTTGGGCCCGTGAGCAGTCGCTGCACCGCAAGCAGGAAGAGCCCGGCGGTGACGAGGATGCCGGTCACGGCGATGACCCCCGCGACCGGGGCCGCCCGCAGCGTGCCGGTGAAGATCTGGAACTCGGCGATGAAGGAAGAGAACCCGGGCAGCCCCAGCGAGCCGAAGGCGGCCACGGCGAAAGCGGCGGCGAACAGCGGCGCCGGGCGCGCGAGGCCGCCCCATCGGCTGAAGTCATAGGTCCGGCCGCGCGTCCAGAGAACCCCGGCGAGCAGGAAGAGCGCCCCAGTGAGCAGCCCGTGGCTCACCATCTGCACCAGCGCCCCGACGGTGGCGATGGTGCGCGCCTGCTCGTCCGCCGCCACGAGGCCAGCCGCCCCCAGCCCGAGAATCACGTAGCCCATGTGGTTCACCGAGGTGTAGGCGATCATCCGCTTGGCGTCGCGCTGTGCCAGGGCCACGAAAGCCCCCCACAGCACGCTGATCACACCGATCACCACGGCGACCATGGCCCAGCGCTGCCACGCCCCCGGGAGCATCGGCATGGCGATCCGGACGAAGCCGTACGTGCCCAGCTTCAGGAGAACACCGGCGAGGATGGCCGAGCCGGCCGCCGGGGCGTCGGTGTGCGCGTCGGGCAACCAGGTGTGGAAGGGGAAGAGCGGCGTCTTCACCGCCAGGCCCAGACCGATCGCCAGCAGCACCAGCCCCCCGAGCAGCGGGGAGTCCTCCAGCGGTGGGTTCGCGGCGAGGCGGACCATGTCGAAGGTGCGTTCCTCCCCACCGAGGAACAACCCGATGAAGCCGACGAGCAGCGCGAGCGAGCCGACGAAGGTGTACAGGAAGAACTTCAGCGCGCTGCGCCGGTTGTTGCCGTGGCCCCACCCCGCGATGACGAAGTACATCCCCACGATCGACAGATCGAAGAAGACGAAGAAGAGGATGAGGTCCAGCGCCGCGAAGGTACCCAGGCTGGCGGTCTGGAGGAAGAGGAACAGTGCGGCGTAGCGGCGCGGGCGCCGGTCCTCACGCAGCGACCAGACCGCCGTCGCCAGGAACAGGACCGCGGTCAGGGCGATGAGTGGGAGGGACAGCCCGTCCACGCCCACGTGGTAGGACGCGTCGACGGTCGGGATCCACTGCACGTTCGTCTCGTACGCGATCCCGTCCACGATGCCGCGGGCGCCCGTCCCGGGGTCGAAGTTCACCCACATCCACACCACCAGGGCGAGGTCGACGGCGGCCGCCCCGACCCAGGCGCGCAACGCGGCGCGGTCCGACACCGGCAGCACCAGCAGGGCGCCGGCCACCAGGACCGGGAGCAGGACGACAACAGTCAGCATGGTCACCTCACCAGGAGCACAACAAGAAGGACACCCAGACCGAGCAGCGCTTGGGCGTAGTACTGGTGCAGCAGACCGGTCTGCGGTCGCCGCATGAATCCGCCGAGGCGTCTGACCTCCGCACCAAAGGCCATCACGGCTGCGTCGATGACGCGGCCGTCGACGGCGGCCATGGCATCGCCTCCCCGTCGCGTGCCGGCGGCGAGCGCTCCCACGGCACCATCGAGGATGGTGTCATCGGCGCGGCGCAGGACCGTAGCCATGCGCAGTGCCAGGGCGCCAGCCGCGTGCACGCCGCGGTCGATGACCTGCTCGTCCACGGTCGCGGCGCCCCGCGCGACCGCCAGCCACGGCCGGGGGCTCAGCAACGCCCGTAGCCCCGCCCACCCGGCGAGCCGGCCGTGCCGCAACGGCGCGAGCACGGGAGGCCGGGACACGACCACGGCAAGCGTCACCACGGCGATGGCACCGCTCACGGCGAGCTCACCCAGGCTCGGCGGGTGCGCGGTGTCCCCGACCGCGAGCGCGAGCCGCTCGGCGACCGCGGGGACGCCGAGCAGGGCGAGCGCCGGTGTCACCAGGGCAAACACCCACGCCACGACGGCGACCGAGACCGGGATCCGACCAGTCCCGTGCGGTTCACGGCCCGGTTCGGAGTCGCGCGCCCCGGGCGGGGCGGCCAGGACCACGGCGAGCACACGCCCGGCGTAGACGGCGGAGAGCGCCGCCGCGACCAGGGCCGTCAGCCGCAGCGGGCCCTCGGCCCCGGCCATGGCCCAGTCCTTGGTGACCCACAGGGACAACGGAGGGACCCCGGCCAGCGCGAGCGCGGTCACGGTCACGGCCGCGCCGACGCCGCGATGACGGCGGGCCGCTCCCCGCAGCTCGGAGAGCTTCTTGGTCCCCAGGGAGGTCAGCCACGCCCCGGCGATGACGAACAGCCCGGCCTTGACCGCGGCGTGGGCGAGGAGCTGGGCCGTGCCACCCGCCACGGAGCCGACCCCCGCCGCAAGCACGACAAAACCGATCTGCGCCGCGGTGCTCGCGGCGAGGAGCTGCTTGAGGTCCGTCTGGGCCGCGGCCACGAGGCCGAGCACGACGGCGGTCAGGGCCCCGATCCAGGCCGCCGCAGGCCCGGCCCATCCCTCGAGCAGCGGCTCCAGGCGCAGCAGCAGGTACCCGCCGGCCGCGACCATGGTCGCGGAGTGGAGAAGGGCGCTGACGGCACTGGGACCCTCCATCGCGGCAGAGAGCCACGCTGAGAACGGCAGCTGGGCGGACTTCCCCAGCGCCGCGAGGAGGACACCGGCGGCGGCCACGTCCCGCCACCCCCCGGGCACCGTCGCCAGGCTCGTCAGCTCCAGGGAGCCGGTCCCGGCGAGCGCCGCCCCGGCCGCGACGTACAGGCCCAGGTCACCCGCCCGGGTGGCGAGGAAGGCGGTGGTGCCGGCGGCCACCTTGCCGGCCTGGTACCAGTGGAACCCGATGAGCGCGTAGCTGGTCGCGCCCATGACCTCCCAGGCCAGCAGCAGCGTGGGCAGCGTCGTCGCGGTGACCGTGGCGAGCATCGCGGCGGTGAAGAGCAGGAGGTAGCCGAAGAAGCGTGCCCGGGCCGACGAGCGTGCCGTGTCGGCGACGGCGAAGACCATCACCGCCGCGGCGACGACGGCCACCCCCACCACCAGCACCGCCGAGAGGCCGTCGACGGCCAGCGCGAGCTCACCGCCGTCGACCAGACCCAGGAACGGAGCCGTGGCCCTCGGCCGGAGCGTCGCGACGACGACGGCCAGGGCGACGGTGACCGCGGCGGCCACGACGGCGACCGGGCCGGCCGACCGGTCCGCCCGGCGTCCGGCCAGGAGCAGGGCCAGCCCGGTGAGGGCGGGCAGCACCACCAGCGCGGCCAGGGCGGCGGGTGCGGTCTGGGCGGTCACCCGCGCAGCTCCGTCGCCATGTCCACCATGTCGATCTGTCTGGCCCGGTAGATCGCGATGGTCGCGGCGAAGCCCATGACCATCTCCACCGCCATGACCACCAGGGCCAGGACGACGAGCATCTGCCCGTCCGGGGCGTCTGGGGTCAGGAAGTACCAGGCGGAGGCGCCGGCGAGGAGGACGCCGTTGACCAGGAGCTCCAGGCCCATCATCACCATGACGATGGACTGCTGAGACAGGGCCCCGAAGGTCCCTACCCCCACCAGGGCGGCAGCCACGGTGAGCAGCATCTGGAGCACTAGCGTCTCGCTCATCGCGGCAACCCCCCGGGCACCGGGTCCTGCGGCCGGCGGCGGCTCAGGTCCGGGCCGAACCGGTCGTAGCGGCCCCGCCCGGTGGCCAGCACGGTCCCGGCGATGATGGTGGCGAACAAGCTGACGCCCACGACGATCATGACGAGCATGTACTCGCCCATCACGGCCTGGCCGATCTGCACGGTGGCGTCCGCCGGGGCGTTGCCGCGGCGGGTCGGCCAGTCGGCCAGCCACACCCCGGCGGTCAGGGCGGCGAACACCGCTGCCCCGGCGACTGCCGAGCCCTTCGCGTTGTGCACCATGGTCATGGGCATCAGCCCCGCCGGGTTCATCATGAACATGATCATGAACACCGCCATGACCGCCATCTCCATGGTCATCATCAGCGCGGTCACGAGCGCCAGGTAGTGCAGGCCGAGGACGAGCATGATGACGGCGACGGCGAGGAAGGAGCCCAGAAGGGCGAAGGTGGCCCGGGCCATGGAGTCCACCACGAAGACGAAGACGCCCAGGATGACGGCGACCACCCCCAGCGTCAGCGCTGCGACGGGAAGAATCTCACTCATCGGCATCGGTTCTGCCTTCCTGCTCGGCTGTCGGTCCCTGCCCGCGGCGGCCGGTGCGACCTTCGGTGTTCGGGAACCGGTCCGCTCCGCGCGTGCTCCTCGGTCCGGCCCTCACGGGTAGAACCCGTTCACCGCAAGGACGGCCACCACCAGCGCCTGGAGCAGCGTCAGCGGCACGAGAACCATCCACGCCACCTCGACGAACCGGTCCGGCCGGACCAACGGCAGCCGTCGGCCGGTGACGACGACGAGCACGACCACCGCTGCCGTCTTGAGCAGGAACCAGGCCGGGCCGGGCAGGACCGGGCCGGTGTGCCCGCCGAGGAAGAGGGTCGTCGCCATGGCGGCGGTGGCACCGAGGAAGACCGCCCGGCCGGCCTCGACGAACAGGCGGTCGGGCCCGGAGAGCTCGGCGAGCACCCCGCCTGCGATGTCGGACCCGGCCGGCGCGGCGAACGGACCCCAGAACGCGAAAGCGGCACCGCTGGCGAGGAACACGGCGAAGGCGAGCGGCATGGAGACGATGAACCACAGGTCGGCCTGCGCGGCGACGATGTCGGTGGTGCGCAGCGAGCGGGCCGCAACGGCGGTGGTGATGAGGGTGAACATCAGGGGCAGCTCGTACGCCAGCCCCTGGGCCAGGAACCGGTACCCGCCGACAAGGGGGTGAACGGCGTTGGGGGCCCACCCGACGAGCCACACGGCCGCCCACAGCAGCGCCTCGGCCGCGTTGAACCACACGAGGTCCGCGCTGGTGGAGACCAGGCTCCGCCCGGCCAGGGGGATCACCGCCACCGACAGCAGTGCGAGCACCAACACCGCACCAGCACCGATCCGGCCGAGCAGTCGGTCGGGCGCAACAGTGGTGCGTCGCTGCTCGATCAGGGCACGGAGGGCCGACCGCACGGGATCCACCCCAGCGCCTAGCCGCCCACCGCTGAGGACCACACGGTCCACGGCCGCCACCAGCAACCCCAGGGCCAGGCCGACCGCAACGACCAGAACGACGGCGGGAACCGTGCCGAAGGAGTCTGCCAGTGTGAGGGACTCAGGCATGGCCATGCCCGCCGCCCGCCGGAACAGGAGCGCGTCGCAGCTCTACGCTGGCCACCGCCAGCCGGGCCGCGGCAAGCTCCATCCCCTCAAGGGCAGCGGCGAGCTCCTCCAGACTGACGGCGTGGACGGGTGCACCGTGCTCAGCCGCGTCGCACCACCGGCGCACCCGCCCCAGCACATCCCCGTCTCCCAGCGCGGGCGCGATACCGCGGACCGACCACGCCAGCGCCCGGGAGCGGCTCACCTTTCGGGTGAGGCGGTTCACCAGCTTCACTGCCTCCGCCTGATCGGGCGACGAGCGCCGAGCGTCGCGAGCCTCGCGCGCCTCCCGCGCCGCGGCAGGCCACCCCGCCACGATCAGGAAGCCGCTCAGCGCGTCAAGCGCGCAGACGGCCGGATCGCTCACCCCGTCCTGGGGTGGAGGCGCGTCCGCCCAGCTCAGGTCGACGTCACTGAGCACGTCCCCCTGCATGGCGCCTCGTAGCACGAGGCCGGTGGGCCAGCCGGGCAGCACCGGTCCGAGTCGGACAGTCAAGGTGTCGAGGGTGAGCCCGTCACGATCTGCGGAAGTCATTGCCATCGGGAGCCCCGCGACGTCACCGCCGTGGCCGCCGTGGCCGCCGTGGGCTTCGCCGTGGGCTTCGCCGTGGCCGTCGTGGGCTTCGCCGTGGGCTTTGCCGTGGCCGTCGTGGGCTTCGCCGTGGGCTTCGCCGTGGTTGTCGTGGTCGCCGTGGGCTTCGCCGTGGTCGCCCTGGTCGTCGTGGTCGTCGTGGTCGCCGTGGTCGCCGTGGGCTTCGCCGTGGTCGTCGTGCCCGCCGTGGGCTTCGCCGTGTTGCTGGTGGTCGTCACTGTGGCCGGCTCCTGGTGAACGCCTCGCCTCGAGCAGGAGGACTGGGTCGTGGTCGGACTCGTCCCGGGTCCGGGCCCAGGCCCCTGCGCTCGACAAGGCTTCAGCGGCCGTGTCGAGCTGGCGGTCGACCGGCCCAACGGTGATCGATGTCCGGTGACGTGGCGTCGGTACCTGGGACCACAGCACCTCTACAGCCGCGGAGAGCTGGTCACCGAGCCGGCCCACGGTGAGCAGAATGTCCGTGCGGGCCGGTGAATCCGCGAGGACCCACCCCCGCCGGTCGAGCTCGGCCTCCAGGTCCCACCGGAGCTCGGTCGTTCCCGGCCCGTCCACGACCAGGACGCGGGGTCGCGCCAGTGCCCACGGTGCGAGCCGCGCGATCACGTCCACCGCAGTGCCCCCTCGCGCCACACATACACCACGCCAACGAGCAGCAGCAGAAGGAAGACGAACATCTCCACCACGGCGGCCGCGCCGAGCTGGGCGACCACGACCGCCCAGGGGTACATGAAGATCATCTCCATGTCGAAGGCGAGGAAGAGCACCGTCACGGTGTACCAGCGCACGTGGTAGCGGGAGACGGCGTGCTGCTCGGGAAGGCCACCGGACTCGAACGGCAAGGACTGCGCGGGCTGCTGTGAACGGGTGGCGGCACGAGCCAGCCCGAAGAGGCCGCCGACCAGGGCGAGCGTCGCCAGGAGCATCGACGCGGCCGCTGCCATCTGACCTCCTCCGGGCAAGTTGTCGGGACTGCGGAGTACCAGCGAGGGTGCTCCCAGCGAGTGTGTGCCAGATTAGGTGCCGTTCCCGTCCGCGGCCAGCGGAACGGTTGGGACGGCCGGCGCGCCGGGGCCGGATCGGTGAGGTTCTGACTGACCGGTCAGGCGCGACCTCGCGGGGTGTCCCCGTGGTCGGCGGCGTAGGCGTTCAAGATGTCCGTCGTCTCGCGCCCGGTGTGAAGGAACTGAGCGTCCAGCACCTGCGCCAAGCCCTCCAGGGTGTGCTGAAGGACGTCCGCCGCCATGCGGACGTCCTCCTGAGAGGAACGCTGGCCTGCCTCAGCCAGCTCGGCGGCGTACCCGATGGTTCGTGCCAAGGCGCCCTCCGGCGTGACCTCGCGGAAGTAGTAAGTCTCGGTGTACTGCGTCAGATCCACCCGCACCTCGGTCAGCCCGGCGGCGAGGTTCTCCAGAACCCGAGCGGCGGTGCTCTCACTCAGCTGATCCAGCCGCTCAGCCGTGCGTGTCTTCGCCAGGGTCGCCAGCCGGAGCGAGAGCACTCGTCGGCGGCTCAGTGCCGGGTAGATCTGCAGGACCCAGGTCACCGCACCGGTCAGGAGCGTGAAGCCGATGAGGGCCTGCAGGGGGATGAGGAGACGAAGCCACGGGGCGGTGGGCACGATGTCCCCGAAGCCCAGCGTGGCCACGGTGACCAGGGAGAGGTAGAGCGCGTCGACGAGCATGTTGCGGCTCAGCGGATCCAGGCCAGTGGCGTAGCTGAACGACTCAGGGAGGTGCGGGAGGTAGACGAGGGCGGCGCCGACGATCACGAGCAGTCCCCACGTACCGATCACCATCACCACACCCGCCGGCCCCGCGAGCCTTCTGGCTGACCGGCCCAGCCGCTTGGACAGCCGCCACACCAGGGCCAGGACCCGGCTGCTGACCGCGCCCTGCCCGCTGGGATGAGCAAGTGTGTGGAAGAGGTCCCACAGGGCGGTAGCCACCAGGGCGCCGCCGAGGATCTGGGTCAGGACGTTCAACGGGTGGTCCTCCTTGGGATCGGGTGGCGGGGCGGCCCTCCGCGTCGACTCGGCGGGCCTCCAGCCGGGTCCGCGTCGACCGGGCCCGTGGCGGTGAGCTCGGTCTATCGAGGCCGGTCGGCAGGCAGCTTCACGGAGAACGTCGTGCCGTGGCCCGGGCCTGCACTCTCCGCCCCGACGTGACCACCGTGGGCCTCCGTCAGTGCGCGGACGATGGCCAGGCCGATGCCGCTGCCGCCCTTCTGGCGAGAGCGACCGGCGTCCACGCGGTAGAAGCGCTCGAACACCCGTCGCAGGTGCTCGGGTGCCAGGCCCTCACCCGTGTCGGTCACGGCGAGCTCGACGACGCCGGGCGCGGGCCGCGCGCTGACCGTGACGACGCCCTCGGGCGGGGTGTGCCGCAGGGCGTTGTC is a window from the Georgenia muralis genome containing:
- a CDS encoding NADH-quinone oxidoreductase subunit A, giving the protein MAAAASMLLATLALVGGLFGLARAATRSQQPAQSLPFESGGLPEQHAVSRYHVRWYTVTVLFLAFDMEMIFMYPWAVVVAQLGAAAVVEMFVFLLLLLVGVVYVWREGALRWT
- a CDS encoding NADH-quinone oxidoreductase subunit J, producing the protein MSEILPVAALTLGVVAVILGVFVFVVDSMARATFALLGSFLAVAVIMLVLGLHYLALVTALMMTMEMAVMAVFMIMFMMNPAGLMPMTMVHNAKGSAVAGAAVFAALTAGVWLADWPTRRGNAPADATVQIGQAVMGEYMLVMIVVGVSLFATIIAGTVLATGRGRYDRFGPDLSRRRPQDPVPGGLPR
- a CDS encoding complex I subunit 1 family protein — its product is MRSALRALIEQRRTTVAPDRLLGRIGAGAVLVLALLSVAVIPLAGRSLVSTSADLVWFNAAEALLWAAVWLVGWAPNAVHPLVGGYRFLAQGLAYELPLMFTLITTAVAARSLRTTDIVAAQADLWFIVSMPLAFAVFLASGAAFAFWGPFAAPAGSDIAGGVLAELSGPDRLFVEAGRAVFLGATAAMATTLFLGGHTGPVLPGPAWFLLKTAAVVVLVVVTGRRLPLVRPDRFVEVAWMVLVPLTLLQALVVAVLAVNGFYP
- a CDS encoding potassium channel family protein yields the protein MNVLTQILGGALVATALWDLFHTLAHPSGQGAVSSRVLALVWRLSKRLGRSARRLAGPAGVVMVIGTWGLLVIVGAALVYLPHLPESFSYATGLDPLSRNMLVDALYLSLVTVATLGFGDIVPTAPWLRLLIPLQALIGFTLLTGAVTWVLQIYPALSRRRVLSLRLATLAKTRTAERLDQLSESTAARVLENLAAGLTEVRVDLTQYTETYYFREVTPEGALARTIGYAAELAEAGQRSSQEDVRMAADVLQHTLEGLAQVLDAQFLHTGRETTDILNAYAADHGDTPRGRA
- a CDS encoding NADH-quinone oxidoreductase subunit N produces the protein MEGMSGSPLDLLPELILVLGAVSALLLGLWTPQSRQVRAGAVAALAALGSAVASASTLGSGRVVYGGTWTVDDAAGVARLTITLATAAVIVLASSSLRGHPRQTEAYVLMLLGATGAMVLAAASDLLMLVAGYLLASVPLYALAGFRKDDRGVEATLKYYLMGAFAGVLMLLGVAALILSAGATDYANLAAALPAAPVPLVAVGVVGLLAGVGFKAGVVPVHFWVPDVTAGTTPAIAAFLTTIPKIGAAVAAFRLVRDPLSGIALDVPLVVAVIAAASMTLGNLAAFQQQEVLRLLGYSTVSQVGYLFMVVAVAARTDLAFPALAIYLAGYAVTNIGAFAAAAALPRARTLAQWAEASRGQPGLVLSLVVVLLGLVGTPPTAVFVAKLAVFSAAADGALGWLVVLAAVNTVASLFYYLRWFGPAVRRSSPSSSTRARRSLPLLTAHTAAVTSLVLGVGAGAWLTLVVA
- a CDS encoding proton-conducting transporter membrane subunit; translated protein: MTAQTAPAALAALVVLPALTGLALLLAGRRADRSAGPVAVVAAAVTVALAVVVATLRPRATAPFLGLVDGGELALAVDGLSAVLVVGVAVVAAAVMVFAVADTARSSARARFFGYLLLFTAAMLATVTATTLPTLLLAWEVMGATSYALIGFHWYQAGKVAAGTTAFLATRAGDLGLYVAAGAALAGTGSLELTSLATVPGGWRDVAAAGVLLAALGKSAQLPFSAWLSAAMEGPSAVSALLHSATMVAAGGYLLLRLEPLLEGWAGPAAAWIGALTAVVLGLVAAAQTDLKQLLAASTAAQIGFVVLAAGVGSVAGGTAQLLAHAAVKAGLFVIAGAWLTSLGTKKLSELRGAARRHRGVGAAVTVTALALAGVPPLSLWVTKDWAMAGAEGPLRLTALVAAALSAVYAGRVLAVVLAAPPGARDSEPGREPHGTGRIPVSVAVVAWVFALVTPALALLGVPAVAERLALAVGDTAHPPSLGELAVSGAIAVVTLAVVVSRPPVLAPLRHGRLAGWAGLRALLSPRPWLAVARGAATVDEQVIDRGVHAAGALALRMATVLRRADDTILDGAVGALAAGTRRGGDAMAAVDGRVIDAAVMAFGAEVRRLGGFMRRPQTGLLHQYYAQALLGLGVLLVVLLVR
- a CDS encoding NADH-quinone oxidoreductase subunit NuoK gives rise to the protein MSETLVLQMLLTVAAALVGVGTFGALSQQSIVMVMMGLELLVNGVLLAGASAWYFLTPDAPDGQMLVVLALVVMAVEMVMGFAATIAIYRARQIDMVDMATELRG
- a CDS encoding YHS domain-containing protein: MDHNHEDHDHDHKHGGNGGGGCCSDGGHDHGHHGDVVAGPGDDVVTCAVMGNPTVRSRAEASGLVRDFEGERYYFCCGHCAETFDADPLAYTAA
- a CDS encoding NADH-quinone oxidoreductase subunit M, with product MLTVVVLLPVLVAGALLVLPVSDRAALRAWVGAAAVDLALVVWMWVNFDPGTGARGIVDGIAYETNVQWIPTVDASYHVGVDGLSLPLIALTAVLFLATAVWSLREDRRPRRYAALFLFLQTASLGTFAALDLILFFVFFDLSIVGMYFVIAGWGHGNNRRSALKFFLYTFVGSLALLVGFIGLFLGGEERTFDMVRLAANPPLEDSPLLGGLVLLAIGLGLAVKTPLFPFHTWLPDAHTDAPAAGSAILAGVLLKLGTYGFVRIAMPMLPGAWQRWAMVAVVIGVISVLWGAFVALAQRDAKRMIAYTSVNHMGYVILGLGAAGLVAADEQARTIATVGALVQMVSHGLLTGALFLLAGVLWTRGRTYDFSRWGGLARPAPLFAAAFAVAAFGSLGLPGFSSFIAEFQIFTGTLRAAPVAGVIAVTGILVTAGLFLLAVQRLLTGPTLLNAPESGQAGGDGEDEFGVDEAGVPAAIGAVGHAGHTAGGHRHPDGPRLSGGRDDSSTSGHDGAHQTHGGGAAHHDGHPAEHRGHDGHPSGDSTAGAMDHPTGPSPHGGHTEDHNTHTAPVETADDRPRPDRDQDLTASDAGPATDPVDQDLPVGPSGPGGGPPRPADFPDLFGREGAAILPLLVLSVAVGLLPRFLLDVVEPAAAALVSLVSR